A part of Caldicellulosiruptor owensensis OL genomic DNA contains:
- a CDS encoding Gfo/Idh/MocA family protein, with protein sequence MEKLKICLVGCGRISFKHAEAYANNYDQLEVVGFCDLDSQKALRTRQKYYELLATKGIEIKKDIPIYTDYIKMLKDQECDIVDIATYSGCHAEQTLVALDFNKHVIVEKPMALSIEDADLMIKKAREKRKVLGVCLQNRFNKSVQKLKSTIDSGKFGKILYAVASIRWNRNNEYYRQDSWRGTWEQDGGALMNQCTHNIDLLQWIIGSEVDEIYGDIETFLRPIEAEDTGFAILKFKSGARGIVEGTTCVWPSNLEETLSVFGQTGTAVLGGTSVNRIVVWRVPDEDEKEALEKFAENPDNVYGFGHTPLFRDVIEAIKSGRNPLVTGEEGKKSLEIILGIYKSAIEKRPVKLPVTNFSTMNMKNSYERQRLVR encoded by the coding sequence ATGGAAAAGTTAAAAATCTGTCTTGTTGGATGTGGGAGAATATCATTCAAACATGCTGAGGCTTATGCCAACAACTATGACCAGCTTGAGGTTGTGGGATTTTGTGACTTAGATAGCCAGAAAGCTTTGAGGACAAGACAAAAGTATTATGAACTGCTTGCAACCAAAGGAATTGAAATAAAAAAGGATATACCCATATACACCGATTATATAAAGATGTTAAAAGATCAAGAATGTGACATAGTTGACATAGCAACATACAGTGGGTGCCATGCTGAGCAGACACTTGTTGCTTTGGATTTTAACAAGCATGTGATTGTAGAAAAGCCCATGGCACTTTCAATAGAAGATGCAGATTTGATGATTAAAAAAGCAAGAGAAAAGAGAAAAGTACTTGGTGTATGTCTGCAAAACAGGTTTAATAAAAGTGTGCAAAAACTTAAAAGTACCATCGACAGTGGCAAATTCGGCAAGATACTGTACGCTGTTGCAAGTATTAGATGGAATAGAAACAATGAATACTACAGACAAGATAGCTGGAGAGGCACATGGGAACAAGATGGTGGTGCGCTTATGAACCAATGTACCCACAACATTGACCTTTTACAATGGATAATAGGTTCTGAGGTTGACGAGATTTATGGTGATATAGAAACATTTTTAAGACCGATTGAAGCAGAAGATACAGGATTTGCTATCTTGAAATTCAAAAGTGGGGCAAGAGGAATTGTTGAAGGGACTACATGTGTTTGGCCTTCAAATTTGGAAGAGACGCTCAGCGTATTTGGTCAAACAGGCACAGCAGTGCTTGGTGGTACATCGGTTAACAGAATTGTTGTGTGGCGTGTGCCTGATGAGGATGAAAAAGAGGCTTTAGAAAAGTTTGCCGAAAATCCAGACAATGTATACGGGTTTGGTCACACTCCTCTTTTCAGGGATGTTATTGAAGCCATCAAAAGCGGACGGAATCCACTGGTAACTGGAGAGGAAGGTAAAAAGTCGCTTGAGATAATCCTGGGTATTTATAAATCAGCAATTGAGAAAAGACCTGTAAAACTGCCTGTTACCAACTTTTCGACAATGAATATGAAAAACAGTTATGAAAGGCAGAGATTAGTAAGATGA
- a CDS encoding acyltransferase translates to MRFISEKAKIAEDVEIGYFVVIEDDVKIGSGCKIGHNVIIKKGSIIGDNVEISDGTIIGKSPQKAIASKTTEEIVLPPAKIGNNVKIGANSIIYRGAIISDNVFIADLVTIRENVSVGEYTIIGRGVSIENKTIIGSYCKIETNAYITALSEIEDWAFIAPCVVTSNDNFAGRGKDRAKYFKGVTVKRGGRIGANATVLPGKVIGEEGFVGAGSVVTKDVMPRKIVVGNPAREIKDVPADQLLENQ, encoded by the coding sequence ATGAGATTTATAAGTGAGAAAGCAAAAATAGCTGAAGACGTTGAAATAGGCTATTTTGTTGTGATAGAAGATGATGTTAAGATAGGTAGCGGATGCAAGATTGGTCACAACGTAATTATAAAAAAAGGAAGCATTATAGGAGACAATGTCGAAATTTCTGATGGGACAATTATAGGAAAATCTCCTCAAAAGGCTATTGCGAGCAAAACCACAGAAGAAATTGTTCTTCCACCCGCTAAAATAGGTAACAACGTCAAGATTGGAGCAAATAGCATAATCTACAGGGGTGCTATAATCTCAGACAATGTCTTTATAGCTGATCTTGTGACAATAAGAGAAAATGTAAGTGTTGGTGAGTACACCATTATAGGTCGTGGTGTTAGCATAGAAAACAAAACAATTATTGGAAGTTATTGTAAAATAGAGACAAATGCATATATCACTGCTCTTTCAGAGATTGAGGATTGGGCGTTTATTGCACCGTGTGTTGTTACCTCAAACGATAATTTTGCGGGAAGAGGGAAGGACAGGGCAAAGTATTTCAAAGGTGTTACAGTGAAACGAGGTGGCAGGATAGGTGCAAATGCAACTGTGCTTCCCGGCAAGGTTATTGGAGAAGAAGGGTTTGTAGGTGCCGGTAGTGTTGTTACAAAAGATGTCATGCCAAGAAAGATTGTTGTGGGAAATCCTGCAAGGGAGATAAAAGATGTGCCGGCTGATCAGTTACTTGAAAACCAATAA
- a CDS encoding O-antigen ligase family protein, translating into MCRLISYLKTNKYEFLLAAGAAATMQFVRYSYFPVYLFFLVVFFTAFYVYKLKIKFDILNFVPMFFYVSLALISLLLLNVSLDKDKAIIGVINAFVFPAIFYIFLISCNEDCILKTEKIWLFLLAIASVVCIFEFLYYIAFKSFRERTISIFFNPNTFAFFLVMVYPLVINKLEDEKSKLLISLLIFTEILLSGSRTGFVVYIFEFFLINIYLIRKNILTVFLALAGILTIFLPKILYRIPKLGDITNPKTAVGQRVFVIEFVLKYFSHRSLFEGIGAGQFDLFFRKLKAPGIVALHSAHNLFLNALIEYGIIGYMILVFIVYFSIFLSAYNFFKHKEEYDRNILIGFILITIFQMFDMAEITNSRMLLINMLYTFYLFLPIYRFKRWRAIDGECI; encoded by the coding sequence ATGTGCCGGCTGATCAGTTACTTGAAAACCAATAAGTATGAATTTTTGCTTGCTGCAGGTGCTGCTGCTACTATGCAATTTGTTAGATATTCGTATTTTCCTGTATATTTGTTCTTCTTGGTGGTATTTTTTACAGCCTTTTATGTCTATAAACTGAAAATAAAATTTGACATTTTGAATTTTGTTCCTATGTTTTTTTATGTGAGCCTTGCATTGATTTCTCTCTTGTTACTAAATGTCAGTTTAGACAAGGACAAGGCTATTATAGGTGTAATAAATGCTTTTGTATTCCCAGCAATATTTTATATCTTCCTCATTTCATGTAACGAAGATTGCATTTTGAAAACAGAAAAAATATGGTTGTTTTTATTAGCAATTGCTTCAGTTGTATGTATTTTCGAATTTTTATACTATATAGCTTTCAAAAGTTTTAGAGAGAGAACTATTTCAATCTTTTTTAATCCAAACACATTTGCGTTTTTTTTAGTTATGGTTTATCCGCTTGTGATAAACAAGTTAGAAGATGAAAAGTCAAAACTTTTGATATCACTTTTAATATTTACAGAAATCTTACTTTCTGGTTCAAGGACAGGGTTTGTAGTATATATATTTGAGTTTTTTCTTATAAATATTTACCTTATTAGAAAAAATATCTTAACGGTTTTCTTGGCACTGGCTGGTATATTGACTATTTTTCTACCCAAGATTCTTTACAGAATTCCCAAACTGGGTGATATAACAAATCCTAAAACAGCTGTAGGGCAGAGAGTTTTTGTAATTGAGTTTGTCTTGAAATATTTTTCACACAGAAGCCTGTTTGAAGGAATTGGCGCAGGTCAATTTGATCTATTTTTTAGAAAGTTAAAAGCACCTGGTATAGTTGCCCTTCACTCGGCACATAATTTGTTTTTAAATGCCCTTATTGAATATGGTATAATAGGATATATGATTTTAGTTTTTATAGTTTATTTTTCGATTTTTCTTTCTGCATATAATTTTTTTAAACACAAAGAAGAATATGATAGAAATATTCTTATTGGATTTATTCTTATAACTATTTTTCAGATGTTTGATATGGCTGAAATTACAAATAGTAGGATGCTGTTAATTAACATGCTATATACATTTTATCTTTTCTTGCCTATTTACAGATTTAAAAGGTGGAGAGCTATAGATGGAGAATGCATTTAG
- a CDS encoding O-antigen ligase family protein yields the protein MENAFRVRLKQQVIPAIFYLTFLSSFFGSTLAYPKLSYLFAYRIFLAFLFFFIFIDLMLNGIELKSFLNFSTFFLIGWCAYSLLSFLWAQDIKSAVRDQVFLTINIFVILIFMYYSKYLRWDVFENIILISFIIHLAVGYLEVVTDKHLWTSKVPLYNLHRTPSTFFANPNDFATYLVLYLPFILAVAINKSVNNFFKKWAAFLGAVLAIPLLILTTSRANYIGFLLALFIYFLLAGKDQKKSLLQYGAIFLFFLMLIIGFRLDFGAFNKAVEMIKIQISSLVDFSQTYLSSNVRRELLIVYGLSFLYDYLFFGVGSGNSRVLMEKVKQYTVNVELHNWFLDVLVCYGVVIFILYLIWIVYILYNLFKIKKSSNTLNLPTIPLISSISAFFISSISSSKMIEMRIMWFVFALSLFVLAKSKKEEGEY from the coding sequence ATGGAGAATGCATTTAGAGTTAGATTGAAGCAGCAGGTTATTCCAGCTATTTTTTACTTGACCTTTTTGAGTAGTTTTTTTGGAAGTACGCTTGCGTATCCAAAGTTGAGCTACCTTTTTGCATATAGAATATTTTTGGCATTTTTGTTTTTTTTCATTTTTATTGACTTGATGTTAAATGGGATTGAGCTGAAAAGTTTTCTTAACTTTTCGACTTTTTTTCTAATAGGGTGGTGTGCCTACTCACTTTTAAGTTTTTTATGGGCTCAGGATATAAAAAGTGCAGTGAGGGACCAGGTTTTTTTAACAATCAATATATTTGTGATACTGATATTTATGTATTACTCAAAATATCTTAGATGGGATGTTTTTGAAAACATAATATTGATTTCATTTATCATCCATCTTGCTGTAGGCTATTTAGAAGTAGTGACTGACAAACATTTGTGGACATCTAAGGTACCTTTATACAATCTCCATAGAACTCCTTCAACCTTTTTTGCAAATCCAAACGATTTTGCAACTTATTTGGTTTTATATTTGCCTTTTATTTTAGCTGTTGCGATAAACAAGAGTGTTAATAATTTTTTCAAAAAGTGGGCAGCCTTTTTAGGCGCAGTTTTGGCTATCCCACTTTTGATTCTTACCACAAGCAGAGCAAATTACATAGGATTTTTGTTAGCTTTGTTTATTTATTTTCTATTAGCTGGTAAAGACCAGAAAAAGAGTCTTCTACAGTATGGGGCTATATTTTTATTTTTTTTAATGCTTATAATAGGTTTTAGACTGGACTTTGGAGCGTTTAATAAGGCAGTTGAAATGATAAAAATTCAGATTTCTTCGCTTGTTGATTTTTCCCAGACTTATCTTTCATCTAATGTGCGGCGAGAACTTTTGATTGTGTATGGTCTTTCGTTTTTGTATGACTATCTCTTTTTTGGAGTTGGTTCAGGCAACAGCAGGGTTTTGATGGAAAAGGTAAAACAGTATACTGTAAATGTTGAACTTCATAATTGGTTTTTGGATGTTCTTGTGTGTTACGGCGTGGTAATATTCATCTTGTATCTTATTTGGATAGTCTATATACTTTACAATCTTTTTAAAATAAAAAAGAGCAGTAATACTTTAAACCTACCAACAATCCCTTTAATAAGCTCTATTTCTGCCTTTTTTATATCAAGCATAAGTTCATCAAAGATGATTGAGATGAGGATAATGTGGTTTGTATTTGCACTTTCGCTGTTTGTTTTAGCAAAGTCAAAAAAAGAAGAAGGAGAGTATTGA
- a CDS encoding glycosyltransferase family 4 protein, whose product MKKVLVLSSAHPWDDERVFNKITKSLSKKYETALCAVADKQFFEVDQIKIFGLPKLPCSKRYKNYLKIIKIIKEFKPDIIHFHDPDLLVLSLYFKFFLKKKVIYDVHEDYPLAFKDRRYFPGPFTMLFSILFNLAEKTISRLLDGVVTVTEDIYLKFNCKNKEVIKNYPVAETFLEEKDGTVDGTLNLIYIGSVSQSRGITNLILAVKSLHELDIRLDIVGPAENQKYFEEIKKYEDEKIRIWGRVPKKDIPGILKNAHVGFVTLLPLSRYKTSLPLKLFEYMAAKVAVVASNFELWRRIVEEADCGVLVDPTDIQSICQAILFFYNNRDQVIKKGLNGHKAFMEKYNWAKEEKKLFQFYERIVEY is encoded by the coding sequence TTGAAAAAGGTGCTGGTTTTGTCTTCTGCCCATCCATGGGATGATGAAAGAGTGTTCAACAAGATAACAAAGAGTCTTTCGAAAAAGTATGAAACAGCCCTATGTGCTGTTGCAGACAAGCAATTTTTTGAAGTGGACCAAATAAAGATTTTTGGACTTCCAAAATTGCCCTGCTCAAAAAGATATAAAAATTATTTAAAAATCATAAAGATAATTAAGGAATTTAAACCTGACATCATTCACTTTCATGACCCTGACCTTTTGGTTTTATCTTTGTACTTTAAGTTTTTCTTAAAGAAAAAAGTGATATATGACGTGCATGAGGACTATCCTTTGGCTTTCAAAGACAGAAGATATTTTCCAGGGCCGTTTACCATGTTGTTTTCAATACTTTTTAATCTGGCCGAAAAAACTATAAGCAGACTTTTAGACGGTGTTGTGACTGTTACAGAAGACATATATTTAAAATTTAATTGCAAGAACAAGGAGGTTATCAAAAATTATCCTGTTGCTGAGACATTTTTGGAAGAAAAAGATGGCACTGTTGATGGAACCTTAAACCTCATATATATAGGAAGCGTTTCGCAAAGCAGAGGAATAACAAACTTGATCTTAGCAGTGAAAAGTTTGCACGAACTTGACATAAGATTAGACATTGTTGGTCCTGCTGAAAATCAAAAATACTTTGAAGAGATAAAGAAATACGAAGATGAAAAAATAAGGATATGGGGAAGAGTGCCTAAAAAAGATATTCCTGGAATTTTAAAAAATGCGCATGTTGGGTTTGTAACGCTTTTGCCTCTTTCGCGGTATAAAACTTCACTTCCTTTGAAACTTTTTGAATACATGGCTGCAAAGGTAGCTGTCGTTGCTTCAAACTTTGAACTTTGGAGAAGAATAGTTGAAGAAGCAGACTGTGGTGTTTTAGTTGACCCTACAGATATTCAGTCTATCTGTCAAGCTATATTGTTTTTTTACAACAACAGAGACCAGGTAATAAAGAAAGGTTTAAATGGTCATAAGGCATTTATGGAAAAGTACAACTGGGCAAAAGAGGAGAAAAAGCTTTTTCAATTTTACGAAAGAATTGTAGAGTATTGA
- a CDS encoding LCP family protein, protein MERTRNKKIVISIIISILLICVAVGGYIYKVLVIDAKHIEKVFTKKTQTSKNSSLKYPFDDSSVNILIVGLDKASNRTVYDMHRTDTILFININFKDKKVRGISIPRDTLTQIYKVEKWDKINSAFGYGGGEKKEGFIYTMETVSKLLGGMPVDYYVGFDLDAIRKVVNILGGVYVNVEVPVRVKTKWVDIDLKPGYQKLNGIETLYYALWRKTPGGDIDRIKRDKELILSVFQQLKESNKIIKLPEIYWKIRKHFFTNLSLQQITSLAYFAQSMNKEDMIFESIPGTYFNHAGVSYWKPDYEGIKKLVKDLLGYDIEIDLQLPERFKYTPRIVKHKTSNSSQKTVKQSLQTTSQGHQKTTEEQTQQSSSIDTSLPAQNSDNPSTGNTTAQTQQSSQALESQQTLPPENTQDSLYKNQGQTSSVQSDSSPSTDSDVNTNVYSKGR, encoded by the coding sequence ATGGAAAGGACAAGAAATAAAAAGATTGTGATTTCAATTATAATTTCAATTTTGCTTATATGTGTAGCTGTGGGTGGGTACATTTACAAGGTTCTTGTTATTGATGCAAAACATATTGAGAAGGTTTTCACAAAAAAAACGCAAACATCTAAAAACTCTTCTTTAAAGTATCCTTTTGATGACAGCAGTGTGAACATTTTGATTGTGGGACTTGACAAGGCAAGCAACAGAACAGTGTACGATATGCACCGAACAGACACAATTTTGTTTATAAACATTAATTTCAAAGATAAAAAAGTTAGAGGAATTTCTATTCCAAGGGATACACTTACGCAAATATACAAAGTTGAAAAATGGGACAAGATTAACAGTGCATTTGGTTATGGAGGAGGAGAGAAAAAAGAAGGTTTTATATATACAATGGAAACTGTGAGCAAGCTCTTGGGTGGGATGCCAGTTGATTATTACGTTGGATTTGACCTTGATGCTATAAGAAAGGTTGTAAACATATTGGGCGGTGTTTATGTCAATGTTGAGGTACCAGTGAGGGTAAAGACAAAGTGGGTGGACATTGATTTAAAACCGGGGTATCAGAAACTGAATGGCATAGAAACTCTTTATTACGCTCTTTGGAGAAAAACTCCTGGTGGTGACATAGACAGGATAAAAAGAGATAAAGAGCTAATTCTTTCGGTTTTTCAGCAGCTTAAAGAAAGTAATAAGATAATAAAACTGCCAGAAATATATTGGAAGATAAGAAAACACTTTTTTACCAATCTTTCTCTTCAGCAGATAACATCGCTTGCTTATTTTGCCCAGAGCATGAACAAAGAAGATATGATATTTGAGAGTATTCCTGGCACTTATTTTAACCATGCCGGAGTGAGCTACTGGAAACCAGATTATGAAGGGATAAAAAAGCTTGTAAAGGACCTACTTGGCTATGACATTGAAATAGACCTTCAGCTTCCTGAAAGATTTAAATATACACCGCGAATTGTAAAACATAAGACCAGTAATTCTTCCCAAAAAACTGTAAAGCAAAGTTTACAGACTACAAGCCAAGGACACCAGAAAACAACAGAAGAGCAAACTCAGCAAAGTAGTTCAATTGATACTTCCTTGCCTGCACAAAATTCAGATAATCCTTCAACTGGGAATACTACTGCCCAGACCCAGCAATCTTCGCAAGCACTGGAAAGTCAGCAAACTTTGCCACCCGAAAATACTCAAGATAGCTTGTACAAAAATCAAGGTCAGACTTCATCAGTCCAAAGTGATTCTTCACCCTCTACAGACTCAGATGTAAATACAAATGTTTATAGTAAGGGCAGGTAG
- a CDS encoding CarD family transcriptional regulator: MYKVGDTIIHPLHGAGRIVEIVEEKVFDSVQKYYVVKILYNGMKVLVPVKSASEIGIRNVISEEEANRVFELLKDNSFKVDINSCGNYNKRIRENQQKLKSGNIYCVVEVLKMLAMREKIKGLSTNEKMMFNTAKQILVSELGLAKGLDMEEVERMVDSILFELETAE, from the coding sequence ATGTATAAGGTGGGAGATACTATAATACACCCTTTGCATGGAGCAGGCAGGATAGTTGAGATAGTTGAGGAGAAGGTTTTCGATAGTGTTCAGAAATATTATGTGGTAAAGATATTGTACAATGGAATGAAGGTACTGGTGCCTGTCAAAAGCGCATCAGAGATTGGTATTCGGAACGTGATTTCTGAAGAGGAAGCAAACAGGGTATTTGAACTTTTGAAAGACAACAGTTTTAAGGTTGACATAAACAGCTGCGGAAATTATAACAAGCGAATAAGAGAAAATCAGCAAAAGCTAAAGAGCGGAAATATTTACTGCGTTGTAGAAGTTTTAAAGATGCTTGCAATGAGAGAAAAAATAAAAGGACTTTCGACAAACGAAAAGATGATGTTCAACACTGCAAAACAGATTTTAGTAAGTGAGCTTGGACTTGCGAAAGGTCTTGACATGGAAGAAGTTGAGAGGATGGTTGACAGTATTTTATTTGAGCTTGAGACGGCAGAGTAA
- a CDS encoding YesL family protein, whose translation MAGFFGFFDYTKPGPGVPENEPPKSKFIVFFEVLARKFWKLCWLNILYFLVSLPILILLYFIIGNYIAPIIQSATKGAGNVKDIQSLQGFLMTAFGLTLLSGFMVFGIGPTTAGFTYIVRNFAREEHAWVTSDFFEHTKKNLKEGIISFITDLLVLWIFSVAIRFYSVQSLKYPSVGIIKYFLVFTLFIYFMMHIYIYPMMVTYNLKVRHIYKNAFIFTILKLPHTIGMFLLLATVWLLPFLLLFVTRFIPVLLLYPLIWVSIIGLAQNFYTNYIFGIYLNPQKENKEQLESQENTELSSDKDDDSHSKDSV comes from the coding sequence GTGGCAGGATTTTTTGGATTCTTTGATTATACAAAGCCTGGGCCGGGTGTACCAGAAAACGAGCCTCCAAAATCAAAGTTTATAGTATTTTTTGAAGTACTTGCGAGAAAGTTTTGGAAACTGTGCTGGTTAAATATTTTATACTTTCTTGTTTCATTACCAATATTAATATTGCTCTACTTTATAATTGGCAATTATATAGCTCCTATTATCCAGTCTGCAACAAAAGGAGCTGGAAACGTAAAAGATATTCAGTCGCTGCAAGGTTTTTTGATGACAGCTTTCGGCTTGACACTTTTAAGTGGATTTATGGTGTTTGGTATAGGGCCAACAACTGCAGGTTTTACGTATATTGTAAGGAACTTTGCAAGGGAAGAACATGCGTGGGTTACAAGTGATTTTTTTGAACATACAAAAAAGAACCTCAAAGAAGGAATAATAAGTTTTATAACAGATTTGTTGGTGTTGTGGATATTTTCTGTAGCTATACGATTTTATTCAGTTCAAAGTCTTAAATATCCCAGTGTAGGAATTATAAAGTACTTTTTGGTATTTACACTTTTCATCTATTTCATGATGCACATATATATCTATCCCATGATGGTAACATACAACCTGAAAGTGAGACACATTTATAAAAATGCTTTTATCTTCACCATTTTAAAACTTCCTCATACTATCGGAATGTTTTTGTTGTTGGCAACAGTATGGCTGCTTCCTTTCCTACTTTTATTTGTGACACGATTTATACCGGTGCTACTTCTTTATCCCTTGATATGGGTGAGCATAATTGGGCTTGCCCAAAATTTCTACACAAACTATATCTTTGGAATATATCTCAATCCCCAAAAGGAAAATAAAGAGCAGCTCGAAAGTCAAGAAAATACTGAACTTTCTTCCGATAAAGATGATGACAGTCACAGCAAAGATAGTGTATAA
- a CDS encoding 50S ribosomal protein L25/general stress protein Ctc: MEPVLVYNRRDVFTKSNLNKLRREGYIPAVAYGDDIKSLPGYVSKKEFEKLYHQKGLAGKIKISIDGKERTALIKDVQTHYTKGNIIHVDFQILSENKPIYVEVPIIFENTEILKSRGLVLQRQMDTVEIEGLPKDIPEHLVIDLMSYEKPTAIKLRDIKLPEGIKITEDLDEVVAVIDVSEITEEAAETEEKKEETSSNA, translated from the coding sequence ATGGAACCAGTACTTGTCTACAACAGAAGGGACGTATTTACAAAGAGCAATTTAAACAAACTAAGAAGAGAAGGGTACATCCCTGCTGTTGCGTATGGTGATGACATAAAGAGCCTTCCTGGGTATGTTTCTAAAAAGGAGTTTGAAAAATTATATCATCAAAAAGGTTTGGCCGGTAAGATAAAGATTTCAATTGATGGGAAAGAGAGAACTGCTCTTATAAAAGATGTTCAGACACATTATACAAAAGGAAATATAATTCATGTGGATTTTCAAATACTTTCTGAAAACAAGCCAATCTACGTAGAAGTGCCGATTATATTTGAAAACACAGAGATTTTGAAATCAAGAGGACTTGTACTTCAAAGACAGATGGATACAGTAGAAATAGAAGGGCTTCCTAAGGACATTCCAGAGCATTTGGTAATTGACTTGATGAGCTATGAAAAACCTACAGCTATAAAGTTGAGAGATATAAAACTTCCAGAGGGAATAAAAATAACAGAAGATTTAGATGAGGTTGTTGCAGTAATTGACGTAAGTGAAATTACAGAAGAAGCAGCAGAGACTGAGGAGAAGAAAGAAGAGACTTCTTCAAATGCATAG
- the argH gene encoding argininosuccinate lyase, which produces MKLWEGRFSKSTSQIFDLFNASIMTDIKLFEYDILGSTAHVKMLAKCNIISEDEAKLIIDALYQILEDFKLGKIKYEISDEDVHMLIEKELIKRIGEVGKKVHTARSRNDQVALDERLFCREKNLHLQELIKTLINTIVSLAEENIEVIMPGFTHLQKAQPILFSHYILAYAQMLKRDLLRLRQNYSMINYSPLGSAALAGTTFDIDRFFVANELGFESVTENSIDTVSDRDFILDMLFSLAMIQMHLSRLAEDFIIFNTDEFKFIELDDSFCSGSSIMPQKKNPDALELIRGKTGRVYANLIGLLTVLKGLPLSYNKDLQEDKEFLFDSIETVEMSLIIINEILKTLKINKENMASSCKSGFINATDLADYLVTKGVAFRDAHFIVGNIVKHCIESSKTLEDLSLEEYKRFCEKIQEDVYQFIKIETCVNRRKSYGGTSLESVRKQIDNLKEFLKNM; this is translated from the coding sequence ATTAAGCTCTGGGAAGGAAGGTTTTCAAAGTCTACATCACAGATTTTTGACCTTTTTAATGCTTCTATCATGACTGATATAAAACTTTTTGAATACGACATCCTTGGGTCTACTGCCCACGTTAAAATGCTTGCAAAGTGTAATATTATCTCAGAAGATGAGGCAAAACTTATCATAGATGCTCTCTATCAAATATTAGAAGACTTTAAATTAGGAAAAATCAAATATGAAATTTCTGATGAAGATGTACACATGCTTATTGAAAAAGAGCTCATAAAGAGAATAGGAGAAGTTGGCAAGAAAGTCCACACAGCCAGAAGCAGAAACGACCAAGTTGCTCTTGACGAGAGATTATTCTGTCGTGAAAAGAATTTGCATCTTCAAGAACTGATAAAAACGCTAATAAACACCATTGTAAGCTTGGCTGAAGAAAATATTGAAGTAATTATGCCGGGGTTTACTCATTTGCAAAAGGCTCAGCCAATACTTTTTTCTCATTATATTCTTGCATATGCTCAAATGCTAAAAAGAGATTTGTTAAGATTAAGACAAAACTACAGTATGATAAACTACAGCCCTCTTGGCAGTGCTGCTTTGGCAGGAACCACATTTGATATAGACAGATTTTTTGTGGCAAATGAACTTGGTTTTGAGAGCGTGACAGAGAACAGTATTGACACTGTCTCTGACAGGGATTTTATTCTTGATATGTTATTCTCACTTGCCATGATTCAGATGCATTTGTCACGACTTGCAGAAGATTTTATTATTTTTAATACTGATGAATTTAAATTTATTGAACTTGACGATAGTTTCTGCTCAGGCAGTAGCATCATGCCTCAAAAGAAAAATCCTGACGCTTTAGAGCTAATCCGCGGCAAGACAGGAAGAGTATATGCAAACTTGATTGGACTTTTAACAGTACTAAAAGGTCTGCCTCTTTCATACAACAAGGATTTGCAGGAAGACAAAGAATTTTTATTTGATTCCATTGAAACAGTAGAAATGAGCTTAATAATAATAAATGAAATACTCAAAACTCTCAAAATTAACAAAGAAAATATGGCAAGTTCATGCAAATCTGGATTTATAAATGCAACAGACCTTGCAGATTACTTGGTGACAAAAGGAGTAGCTTTTAGAGACGCCCACTTTATTGTAGGAAACATTGTAAAGCACTGTATTGAAAGTAGCAAAACATTGGAAGACTTATCGTTAGAGGAATATAAAAGATTCTGTGAGAAGATTCAAGAGGATGTTTATCAATTTATAAAGATTGAAACCTGTGTAAATCGCAGAAAAAGCTATGGTGGAACTTCGCTGGAGAGTGTAAGAAAACAAATTGATAATCTAAAGGAATTTTTAAAAAATATGTAA